Below is a window of Verrucomicrobiota bacterium DNA.
CAAATGCCTCCTCGATTTCGCAGGTGAATTCACGCAGCTCCCGATCCTGCGTAAGCGCGGCCCGAAACCGCTGTTCCTTTAACCAAGCCAACTCGCCCAATACGTACTTGACGGCCAGTTCTTCCTTAGCTTCGTCCATGAAGTCCTCCCGTGACAAAGCTTCTCAGTTTGACCAAACCACGGCGGATCCGCGCTTTCACCGTCCCCAATGGGGTCTCCAGGCGTTCTGCAATCTGCTCATGCGTCAATCCGCCAAAGAAGGCGAGTTCCAATGCCTGACGTTGTTCCGGCGCAAGTTGTTCAAGCGCACAACGCACCTCGGCCCGGCGCTCGCGCAGAATCGGTTCCTGCACGGACTGCTCGTCAATTCCCGTTTCGAGGTCGGCTGCTCCGGTCGCCGATTCGCGCAACCGCTCATCGCGTTGA
It encodes the following:
- a CDS encoding sigma-70 family RNA polymerase sigma factor, with the translated sequence MDESENQFNAELMRRVARGDDRAFSALYERLAPALYGMALRMVHDAAEAEDVLQEGFTYIWRKAPSFDPCRSSVFAWAVLIVRHKAIDKLRIRQRDERLRESATGAADLETGIDEQSVQEPILRERRAEVRCALEQLAPEQRQALELAFFGGLTHEQIAERLETPLGTVKARIRRGLVKLRSFVTGGLHGRS